The Streptomyces sp. NBC_01275 genome has a segment encoding these proteins:
- a CDS encoding glycosyltransferase produces the protein MSRFLFVVPPLVGHINPTVGVAAGLAARGHTTAWACPDPGLVRRLAGPDAGAVFGCAGAPQGERPADLRGPEALKFLWEWYLLPLAEAMAPGVRAAVEEFRPDVVVADQQAFAGALVAERLGLPWATSATTSAEFTDPLAGLPKVREWLEERLARLRAAVGDPAGDADPRFSPHLVLAFSAPELAGSAAGVRWVGPSIDARPAASGFPWEWLDAGRTTVLVTLGTANADVGGRFLDVCRSALRERADRVQAVLVDPGGTLEATGPEARGEDKDVLIVPHVPQLALLERGVGAVVCHGGHNTVCEALWHGSPLVVAPIRDDQPVVAGQVVDAGAGVRVRFGRVTAQKLGAALDSVLDEPGYRASADRIRTAFRAAGGAPAAAAHLDELAREFR, from the coding sequence GTGAGCCGGTTCCTGTTCGTGGTCCCGCCGTTGGTCGGGCACATCAACCCGACGGTCGGCGTCGCCGCCGGACTCGCCGCGCGGGGCCACACGACGGCATGGGCGTGCCCCGATCCTGGGCTGGTCCGGCGGCTCGCGGGGCCGGACGCCGGGGCGGTGTTCGGGTGCGCCGGGGCTCCGCAGGGCGAGCGGCCCGCCGACCTGCGCGGTCCGGAGGCGCTGAAGTTCCTCTGGGAGTGGTATCTGCTGCCGTTGGCGGAGGCGATGGCGCCGGGCGTGCGGGCGGCCGTCGAGGAGTTCCGGCCGGATGTCGTGGTCGCCGACCAGCAGGCCTTCGCCGGCGCGCTGGTCGCCGAGCGGCTGGGCCTGCCGTGGGCGACCTCGGCGACCACGTCGGCCGAGTTCACCGACCCGCTGGCCGGACTGCCCAAGGTGCGGGAGTGGCTTGAGGAGCGGCTTGCCCGGCTGCGGGCGGCCGTCGGGGACCCGGCGGGCGACGCCGACCCCCGGTTCTCGCCGCATCTCGTACTCGCTTTCAGCGCACCGGAGTTGGCGGGTTCCGCCGCGGGGGTCCGCTGGGTCGGCCCGTCGATCGACGCCCGCCCGGCCGCCTCCGGCTTCCCGTGGGAGTGGCTCGACGCAGGCCGGACCACCGTGCTGGTCACGCTCGGCACCGCCAACGCCGACGTCGGCGGCCGCTTCCTCGACGTGTGCCGCAGTGCGCTGCGCGAACGGGCCGACCGGGTGCAGGCGGTGCTCGTCGACCCCGGCGGCACGCTGGAGGCGACGGGACCGGAGGCGCGGGGCGAGGACAAGGACGTGTTGATCGTGCCGCACGTGCCGCAACTCGCCCTGCTGGAAAGGGGGGTCGGCGCAGTGGTGTGCCATGGCGGGCACAACACGGTGTGCGAGGCGCTGTGGCACGGGTCGCCCCTCGTGGTGGCCCCGATCCGCGACGACCAGCCGGTGGTGGCCGGGCAGGTCGTGGACGCGGGGGCCGGGGTGCGGGTGCGGTTCGGCCGGGTCACCGCGCAGAAGCTGGGCGCCGCGCTCGACTCGGTGCTGGACGAGCCCGGGTACCGCGCCTCGGCGGACCGGATCCGTACGGCGTTCCGCGCCGCGGGCGGGGCCCCCGCCGCCGCGGCCCATCTCGACGAGCTGGCCAGGGAGTTCAGATGA
- a CDS encoding alpha/beta fold hydrolase: MAMVDTGAVRLHVQRIGPRQGRPATATVVLVHGLLTDSLASYYFTVAPAFAAAGLDVVMYDLRGHGRSERPADGYTLDDNVDDLEALLDRLAVTGPVHLVGNSYGGTVAFGYAARRPERAASVSLIESEPATAAWAVKLGGILDRVVTQLAHNESDAIAWITANRGHNTARLAKGAARLARETTLGRDIPASRILTEDQIRAVRCPVLGVYGGDSDLAELAPWLESTLPDCRTVVIPGHEHSVLVEASGTVGGQILSLIDGARRVGAEAAR, translated from the coding sequence ATGGCGATGGTCGACACCGGCGCCGTCCGGTTGCACGTACAGCGGATCGGCCCCCGCCAGGGCCGGCCGGCCACCGCCACCGTGGTGCTGGTGCACGGTCTGCTCACCGACAGTCTGGCCAGCTACTACTTCACCGTCGCGCCCGCGTTCGCGGCGGCCGGCCTCGACGTCGTCATGTACGACCTGCGCGGCCACGGCCGCAGCGAACGCCCCGCCGACGGCTACACGTTGGACGACAACGTCGACGACCTGGAGGCGCTGCTCGACCGGCTGGCGGTGACCGGCCCGGTGCACCTGGTCGGCAACTCCTACGGCGGCACGGTCGCGTTCGGCTACGCGGCCCGCCGCCCGGAGCGTGCGGCCAGCGTCTCCCTGATCGAGTCCGAACCGGCCACCGCCGCCTGGGCGGTGAAACTGGGCGGGATCCTGGACCGGGTGGTGACCCAGCTCGCGCACAACGAGTCCGACGCGATCGCCTGGATCACGGCGAACCGCGGCCACAACACCGCCCGGCTGGCCAAGGGCGCGGCCCGCCTCGCCCGCGAGACCACCCTGGGCCGGGACATCCCGGCCAGCCGGATACTGACGGAGGATCAGATCCGGGCGGTGCGCTGCCCGGTGCTCGGGGTGTACGGCGGCGACTCCGACCTCGCCGAGCTGGCGCCGTGGTTGGAGTCGACGCTCCCGGACTGCCGGACCGTGGTGATCCCGGGGCATGAGCACTCGGTGCTGGTGGAGGCCTCGGGGACGGTGGGCGGTCAGATCCTGTCGCTCATCGACGGGGCCCGGCGGGTGGGGGCGGAGGCGGCCCGGTGA
- a CDS encoding acyl carrier protein, whose translation MTSPTPVTADEEAVLADLTGMLTRLLEDEYGVDDVEIGMQTTFNRDLELESIDLVTLAGLLQERYGDRVNFAEFLAGMEFDEIIELTVGRLVEYVVTSLKAAGAS comes from the coding sequence ATGACCTCCCCCACCCCCGTCACCGCCGACGAGGAGGCCGTCCTCGCCGACCTCACCGGCATGCTCACCCGGCTCCTGGAGGACGAGTACGGCGTCGACGACGTCGAGATCGGGATGCAGACCACCTTCAACCGCGACCTGGAGCTGGAGAGCATCGACCTGGTGACCCTGGCCGGTCTGCTCCAGGAGCGGTACGGAGACCGGGTCAACTTCGCCGAGTTCCTGGCCGGCATGGAGTTCGACGAGATCATCGAGCTGACCGTGGGCCGGCTCGTCGAGTACGTCGTGACCAGCCTGAAGGCCGCGGGGGCGAGCTGA